The Henckelia pumila isolate YLH828 chromosome 2, ASM3356847v2, whole genome shotgun sequence genome includes a window with the following:
- the LOC140883994 gene encoding uncharacterized protein, with the protein MASGWRRGFGNVRSFVGNSLGGLRGTSSLASWAVAGTLAYFLWVRPSQQLKREQQERAQLAAASDPYRYVEKRKPIPDAQETGLVYGSKNGAKNSEGITGNE; encoded by the exons ATGGCGAGCGGTTGGAGAAGAGGGTTTGGGAACGTGAGATCCTTTGTCGGCAATTCCCTGGGCGGATTGAGGGGAACCAGCAGTTTAGCCTCTTGGGCTGTCGCCGGAACCCTAGCTTATTTCCTCTGGGTCCGCCCTTCGCAGCAGCTCAAAAGGGAACAGCAG GAGAGGGCTCAGTTGGCGGCGGCTTCAGACCCTTACCGATACGTGGAGAAGCGGAAACCAATTCCGGATGCTCAG GAAACTGGATTGGTGTATGGCAGTAAAAATGGGGCGAAAAATTCTGAGGGAATCACAGGAAATGAATGA